TTGTTTTAGAAAAAAAGACAACTTTACTTGAATTACATTTTAAAATTTCTGGATTTGTTAATATTAATTGCGATCTAACTAACGAACCCTATAATCAAACCATTGAAAATGAATTTGATTTAGTCGTTAATTTTGGTGATGAATATAATGATGAAAATATTGATATTCTTATTATCCCTCATGGGACATATGAAATTAATATACAGCAATATATTTATGAATTAATAGTACTAGCTGTACCAATTAAGCGTGTTCACCCTGGAGTTGAAGATGGCACATTAAATTCAGAAATACTTGAAAAATTAGAACAATTAAGCCCTGGGCTTAAAGAAGAAAAACAAAAAGAAGAGGATATTGATCCTCGCTGGAATACATTAAAAAAACTATTAACGGATAAATAAATATAGAAAATGGCACATCCTAAAAGAAAAATCTCGAAAACAAGAAGAGATAAAAGAAGAACACATTATAAAGCAACTGCGCCACAGATTGCTACATGCCCTACAACAGGTGAGGCTCATTTATATCATAGAGCTCATTGGCATGAAGGAAAATTATATTATAGAGGTCAAGTATTAATTGATAACTCTGAAGAAGTAGAAAACGTAGCATAAATAATATGCACGCATATTATAAAACGCTCATTGTATGAGCGTTTTTTTTATGATATGACTTTTCTAAAGACAAAAACAGATAATTTGTGTGTTATTAAAGTAAAATTTAGTAGTTTTCACAAAATTTTGAACGTTTTTGTCCAATTTTAGTAATTTTTTGTTAGAATTAACTATAAAGTTATGAGTAAAATCTCAGCGGCGATTACAGCTGTAGGTGCATATGTGCCAGAATACGTATTAACCAACCAAATTCTTGAAACGATGGTTGATACAAATGATGAATGGATTACCTCTAGGACAGGAATTAAAGAACGTCGAATTCTTAAAGACGAAGGAAAAGGAACTTCTTTCCTTGCTATTAAAGCAGCACAAGACCTTATTAATAAAAAAGGAATTGACCCTAAAGATATAGAGATTGTTATTGTTGCTACAGCAACTCCAGATATGAAAGCAGCTTCAACTGCTGCTTATACTGCTTCAGAGATTGGTGCTACTAATGCATTTTCTTTTGATATGGATGCAGCATGTTCAAGCTTTTTGTTTGGGATGTCAGTAGCTGCTAGTTATATAGAATCTGGTCGTTATAAAAATGTCTTATTAATTGGTGCCGATAAAATGTCATCAATAATTAATTATAAAGATCGAGCTACTTGTATTATCTTTGGAGATGGAGCAGGTGCTGTTTTATTTGAAGGCAATGACGAAGGTTTAGGTTTACAAGACGAATACCTAAGAAGTGATGGAACTGGTAGAGAGTTTTTACAAGCTACTTACGGAGGGTCTTCACACAAGTTAACTGCAGAAATATTAGAAGAAGGCGGGCAATATGCTTTTCAAGAAGGTAGAACAGTATTTAAAAATGCGGTGTTTAATATGGCCGATGCTGCAGTTAAAATATTAGAACGTAATAATTTAACAAAAGATAGTGTAGATTGGCTTGCAGCACATCAAGCAAATAAGCGTATTATTGATGCTACTGCCCAACGCATAGAATTAGATGACGAAAAAGTAATGATGAATATAGAAAAGTACGGAAATACAACTTCTGCTACTTTACCATTACTGATTAACGATTACGAATCGCAACTTAAAAAAGGAGATAATATAATATTCGCAGCCTTTGGAGGCGGATTTAATTGGGGGTCTATTTATTTAAAATGGGCATATAATTCTAAAAACTAACCAAACCAAAGTAATTAATTAGCAAAATCATGGATATTAAAGAGATTCAAAACTTAATTAAATTTGTTGCCAAGTCTGGCGCAAGTGAAGTTAAATTAGAGATGGATGATATCAAAATCACCATAAAAACAGGATCAGAGTCAGATACAACTATTGTACACCAAGTTCCTGCTGCTCAAATGCCTCAACTAGCACACCAAGTTCCTGTGCAACCTGCTGCAACAGAACAAGCACCTTCAGCTAGTGAACCAGTAGCTGTTGCTAGTGAAGATTCAAAATATATTACTATAAAATCACCAATTATTGGTACTTTCTATAGAAAACCATCACCAGATAAACCTTTATTTGTTGAGGTAGGACAAACTATTGCCGAAGGCGATGTACTTTGTATTATAGAAGCTATGAAACTTTTCAATGAAATTGAATCAGAAGTTTCAGGGAAAATAGTTAAAATATTAGTTGACGATTCATCTCCTGTAGAATTCGATCAACCATTATTTTTAGTAGATCCATCATAACCTATTAAAAATTCCAATATACAAATCCCTAAATCCAATATTTGGAATTTGGCGATTGGAATTTGTAATTTTTAATTCAAGAAGTTATGTTTAAAAAAATATTAATAGCCAATAGAGGAGAAATAGCACTTCGTGTTATTAGAACCTGTAAAGAAATGGGCATTAAAACAGTTGCTGTATATTCTACGGCAGATGCAGAAAGTTTACATGTAAAGTTTGCTGATGAAGCTGTTTGTATAGGACCTGCTGCAAGTAGTGAGTCTTATTTAAAAATGTCTAATATTATTGCTGCTGCCGAAATTACTAATGCAGATGCCATTCATCCTGGATACGGATTTTTATCAGAAAATGCTAAATTTTCAAAAATTTGTGAAGAGCACGGAATTAAATTCATAGGTGCATCGCCAGAGATGATAGATAGAATGGGCGATAAAGCAAACGCCAAAGAAACCATGAAAGCTGCAGGTGTACCTTGTGTACCAGGTAGTGAAGGAGTTATAAAAGACTTTTCTGAATGTGAAAAATTAGCCAAGGAAACAGGATATCCTGTAATGCTTAAGGCTTCTGCTGGAGGTGGAGGAAAAGGTATGCGTGGTGTTTTTAAACCAGAAAATTTAAAAGAAGCTTGGGATTCTGCAAGACAAGAAAGTAAAGCTGCCTTTGGAAATGACGATATGTATATGGAAAAGCTTATTGAAGAGCCAAGACATATCGAAATTCAAATTGTTGGTGATTCTACTGGAAAAGCTTGTCATTTATCAGAAAGAGATTGTTCTATTCAACGTCGTCATCAAAAGTTAACAGAAGAAGTGCCTTCTCCTTTTATGACCGATGAACTTAGAGAAAAAATGGGAGAAGCTGCAGTAAAAGCTGCTGAATATATTAAATACGAAGGTGCAGGTACTATAGAATTTTTAGTAGATAAGCATCGTAATTTCTACTTTATGGAAATGAATACTCGTATTCAAGTAGAGCACCCAATTACAGAGCAAGTGATAGATTTCGATTTAATTCGTGAGCAAATTCTAGTCGCAGCAGGTGTGCCAATTTCTGGTAAAAATTATTTTCCAAAATTACACTCTATAGAATGTCGTATTAATGCCGAAGATCCTTTTAATGGGTTTAGACCTTCACCAGGACGTATTACTACATTACACGCACCAGGAGGTCATGGTGTACGTTTAGATACGCATGTTTATGCAGGTTATTCTATTCCGCCAAATTATGACTCTATGATTGCTAAGTTAATTACAACAGCGCAAACAAGAGAAGAGGCCATTAATAAAATGAAACGTGCTTTGGACGAGTTTGTAATAGAAGGCATAAAAACAACTATTCCGTTTCATAGACAACTTATGGATCATCCAGATTATTTAGCAGGTAATTATACTACTAAGTTTATGGAAGATTTTGTGATAGAAAAAGAAATCATTGAAGAATAAATAATCAAGACTCCGAAAGCAATTTCGGAGTTTTTTTTGGCGTTACCCAAGGGTCGGGCTATCCACTATATCTTTTGTTTTGTCATTCCTGAGAAGGCAGGAATCTATAAAAAGTCAAAAACTTGTTTTTTAAGTTCGTTTTATTCTAAAAGAAAACAAAAGGATGCCGTTTCTATCCCTAACGCAACCCAAAACTTCAATTTAAAATTCTAACTTAGCTTCATGAATTTGTCTTATTGGGAAATAAAATCATGGCTAACAAATATAGACTATACTATAGTTGGCAGTGGTATTGTAGGTCTTAATTGTGCTTTACAACTTAAAATACGTTTTCCAAAAGCTAAAATTTTAATATTAGAAAAAGGGATATTACCACAAGGAGCAAGTACAAAAAATGCAGGATTTGCATGTTTTGGAAGCCTAAGCGAAATACTAGATGACTTAAAATCACATTCTAAAGAAGAAGTAATTCAACTCCTAGAAAAACGCGTAAATGGCTTAAACTTATTAAGAGAGACTTTAGGAGACAAAATCATTAATTATGAAAATAATGGTGGTTATGAATTGTTTATTAATGGAGATAATACTCTTTTTGAAACCTGTTTGTCTCAATTAGAAAGCATAAATAAAATGCTAAAGCCTATTTTTAATATTGCTGTTTTTAGTTTAAAAGACAATAGTTTTCATTTTAAAAACATAAAAGCACAGTATATTTTTAATCCGTTTGAAGGTCAATTAGATACTGGAAAAATGATGGAAGCATTGCTCCAAAAAACACAAGCAAAAGGTGTTAAAATTTTAAATAATATTACAGTAGAAAGTTTTTCAGAAGTTACAGGTTCTGTAAAAATAAAAACCAATCTATTTGAGTTTTCAAGCTCAAAACTATTTATAGCAACTAACGGATTTGCGTCACAACTTTTAAAAGAAAACGTAAAACCAGCACGTGCTCAGGTTCTTATTACCAAGCCTATTAAAAATTTACATATAAAAGGCACATTTCACTTAGATAAAGGGTATTATTACTTTAGAAATATAGATGATAGAATTCTTTTAGGTGGTGGTAGAAATTTAGATTTTAAAGGCGAAGAAACAACCGAGTTAAATCAAACCGAATTAATTCAAAACAAGTTAGAAGCACTTTTAAAAAAAACGATTTTACCAGAAACTTCTTTTGAAATAGATTACAGGTGGAGTGGTATTATGGGAATTGGCTCGCGAGAGCTTTCAGGACAAAAAAAGGCCATTGTAAAGCAAGTGTCTAATTATGTATTTTGTGGTGTACGGCTTGGAGGTATGGGCGTAGCTATTGGGAGTTTAATAGGAAAAGAATTAGCAGAACTAATTCCTGCATAGGCAGGAATCTTTTAAATTTAAACATGAACGTAAAACAGGAGTTATATAACCAATGTATTCAATTTATAGAAAATCGTTTTCAAACTATTAAAAAAGCGATAAGCGAAATTCAAGAATCACTTACATCAGAAACGAAAAGTAGCGCAGGCGATAAACATGAAACTGGTCGAGCCATGTTACAATTAGAACGTGAAAAGGCAGGCAATCAACTTGCCGAAATTCAAAAAATAAAAGAAATACTTTCTAAAGTTGATGTTTCTAAAACTTCTAAAAGCATTGGTTTAGGAAGTGTTGTTTATACTTCAAAAGCTAATTATTTTATAGCCATAAGCGCAGGCGTATTAAAAGTTCAGGAAGATTCTTTTTATGCTATTTCGTCTAACACACCAATTGGGCAATTACTATTAGGTAAAACGATTGGAGATGTTGTAAAATTTAGAGACAAACAATTTAAAGTTGAATCTGTTTTATAGTTTATTTTTTTCAATAGAAAGACAAACTTCTAATCCATTTTTAAGATTTTCAGGATACTCAAAAAACACAATGTCATCGCCTATTTCAGCTTTAATTAAATAATAATTGCCTTTGTAATAAGATTGTTTAACGGTTGCTTTTAAGTTTGATTTATCTGTGATATTTACTTGATGTGCGTAAACAATATGGCCATTAATCTCATTAAACTCTTCAAAAAAGGAAGCAATTAATTTATCTTTTGGGTTGTTGTATAAGCTTTGAGGTGTGTTTTTTGCAATAATTTTAGCATCATGTAAAACAATCATCTGGTCTGAAAACGATAATACATCATCTTTGTCATGCGTAGCAACAATACAAGTAATGTTTTTTTCTTTTAAAAATTTAAATAAGCTTCTGCGTAAGGATTGTTTTTTAAAATTATCAATATGACTAAAAGGTTCATCGAGTAAAAGAACTTCTGGTTGTTTGGCAATGGCTCTGGCAATGGCAACACGTTGTTTTTGTCCGCCACTTAAATATTTAACTTTAGTATTTGCTACCTCATTAAGTTCAACAACTTCTAGAAGCTCGTTAATACGCGCTTGTTTTTCTTCAGGATAAAAGTTAGAAAGAAAGGCGCCAATATTTTCTGAAACGGATATGAACGGCATTAAATCGAACTCTTGTGCTACATATTTCATGTATTCAGGACCAACAATTAAATTGTGTTTAGGTCCTAAAATTTCATGTTCTTTCCAGAAAATGTCACCTTCGTTTAAATCGTAAGTACCATAAAGTAGTTTTAAAAGTGTACTTTTTCCTGAACCACTTTCTCCTATAATAGAAAAGTGCTCTCCTGCTTCAACAGAAAAATTAATGTTACTTAAAACAGATTGGTTTTTATAACTAAAGGATAGATTGTTTACTTGCAGCATAAGAATATTCTAAAAGCAAAAATAACATAAAAGAAATTATTATATGGATTCTTTATTTATTCGGCAATTCTTGAAATCCCAT
The nucleotide sequence above comes from Flavobacteriaceae bacterium HL-DH10. Encoded proteins:
- the accC gene encoding acetyl-CoA carboxylase biotin carboxylase subunit; translation: MFKKILIANRGEIALRVIRTCKEMGIKTVAVYSTADAESLHVKFADEAVCIGPAASSESYLKMSNIIAAAEITNADAIHPGYGFLSENAKFSKICEEHGIKFIGASPEMIDRMGDKANAKETMKAAGVPCVPGSEGVIKDFSECEKLAKETGYPVMLKASAGGGGKGMRGVFKPENLKEAWDSARQESKAAFGNDDMYMEKLIEEPRHIEIQIVGDSTGKACHLSERDCSIQRRHQKLTEEVPSPFMTDELREKMGEAAVKAAEYIKYEGAGTIEFLVDKHRNFYFMEMNTRIQVEHPITEQVIDFDLIREQILVAAGVPISGKNYFPKLHSIECRINAEDPFNGFRPSPGRITTLHAPGGHGVRLDTHVYAGYSIPPNYDSMIAKLITTAQTREEAINKMKRALDEFVIEGIKTTIPFHRQLMDHPDYLAGNYTTKFMEDFVIEKEIIEE
- a CDS encoding FAD-dependent oxidoreductase yields the protein MNLSYWEIKSWLTNIDYTIVGSGIVGLNCALQLKIRFPKAKILILEKGILPQGASTKNAGFACFGSLSEILDDLKSHSKEEVIQLLEKRVNGLNLLRETLGDKIINYENNGGYELFINGDNTLFETCLSQLESINKMLKPIFNIAVFSLKDNSFHFKNIKAQYIFNPFEGQLDTGKMMEALLQKTQAKGVKILNNITVESFSEVTGSVKIKTNLFEFSSSKLFIATNGFASQLLKENVKPARAQVLITKPIKNLHIKGTFHLDKGYYYFRNIDDRILLGGGRNLDFKGEETTELNQTELIQNKLEALLKKTILPETSFEIDYRWSGIMGIGSRELSGQKKAIVKQVSNYVFCGVRLGGMGVAIGSLIGKELAELIPA
- a CDS encoding 3-oxoacyl-ACP synthase, with translation MNVKQELYNQCIQFIENRFQTIKKAISEIQESLTSETKSSAGDKHETGRAMLQLEREKAGNQLAEIQKIKEILSKVDVSKTSKSIGLGSVVYTSKANYFIAISAGVLKVQEDSFYAISSNTPIGQLLLGKTIGDVVKFRDKQFKVESVL
- the accB gene encoding acetyl-CoA carboxylase biotin carboxyl carrier protein, which codes for MDIKEIQNLIKFVAKSGASEVKLEMDDIKITIKTGSESDTTIVHQVPAAQMPQLAHQVPVQPAATEQAPSASEPVAVASEDSKYITIKSPIIGTFYRKPSPDKPLFVEVGQTIAEGDVLCIIEAMKLFNEIESEVSGKIVKILVDDSSPVEFDQPLFLVDPS
- a CDS encoding ABC transporter ATP-binding protein; this translates as MLQVNNLSFSYKNQSVLSNINFSVEAGEHFSIIGESGSGKSTLLKLLYGTYDLNEGDIFWKEHEILGPKHNLIVGPEYMKYVAQEFDLMPFISVSENIGAFLSNFYPEEKQARINELLEVVELNEVANTKVKYLSGGQKQRVAIARAIAKQPEVLLLDEPFSHIDNFKKQSLRRSLFKFLKEKNITCIVATHDKDDVLSFSDQMIVLHDAKIIAKNTPQSLYNNPKDKLIASFFEEFNEINGHIVYAHQVNITDKSNLKATVKQSYYKGNYYLIKAEIGDDIVFFEYPENLKNGLEVCLSIEKNKL
- a CDS encoding beta-ketoacyl-ACP synthase III, with product MSKISAAITAVGAYVPEYVLTNQILETMVDTNDEWITSRTGIKERRILKDEGKGTSFLAIKAAQDLINKKGIDPKDIEIVIVATATPDMKAASTAAYTASEIGATNAFSFDMDAACSSFLFGMSVAASYIESGRYKNVLLIGADKMSSIINYKDRATCIIFGDGAGAVLFEGNDEGLGLQDEYLRSDGTGREFLQATYGGSSHKLTAEILEEGGQYAFQEGRTVFKNAVFNMADAAVKILERNNLTKDSVDWLAAHQANKRIIDATAQRIELDDEKVMMNIEKYGNTTSATLPLLINDYESQLKKGDNIIFAAFGGGFNWGSIYLKWAYNSKN
- a CDS encoding DUF177 domain-containing protein, with translation MKPLKEFTIPFVGLKVGKHQFEYEISETFFEYFEYEDFNNVDVKVDLVLEKKTTLLELHFKISGFVNINCDLTNEPYNQTIENEFDLVVNFGDEYNDENIDILIIPHGTYEINIQQYIYELIVLAVPIKRVHPGVEDGTLNSEILEKLEQLSPGLKEEKQKEEDIDPRWNTLKKLLTDK
- the rpmF gene encoding 50S ribosomal protein L32, whose protein sequence is MAHPKRKISKTRRDKRRTHYKATAPQIATCPTTGEAHLYHRAHWHEGKLYYRGQVLIDNSEEVENVA